ACGGACAGCCAGGTGCCACGGGTGGCGCCGTGCTCGGTGACGGCCTCGAGCGCGTAGGCCGAGCAGCTCGGGTGGTAGCGGCAGACCTGCCCGTAGAGCGGGCTGATCGCGAACCGCCACGCGCGGATGACGG
This genomic stretch from Nocardioides renjunii harbors:
- the yidD gene encoding membrane protein insertion efficiency factor YidD gives rise to the protein MKHLLIAVIRAWRFAISPLYGQVCRYHPSCSAYALEAVTEHGATRGTWLSVRRLTRCHPWAAGGYDPVPSRTAPVAESPATRGA